One Candidatus Binatia bacterium genomic region harbors:
- a CDS encoding DUF2779 domain-containing protein, with product MPKLSKSRFTYGLQCHKQLWWRCFDARSPELKPSPSQQAIFSRGHRVGDLAQEHIPGGFRIPYDGRQKKKAVKATEQALAAGEKIIYEAAFEHADVFVAADILIQEDEGWTMVEVKSSTSVKDQHIPDAAVQTWVAQATGIPITQVDLMHLNRSCRFPDLSNLFCRTDITERVEACLPSVPGELQAQKSMLDLPIPIREAGAHCRIPYECPFLLRCQDPLPDGHVSELHGLGALGAQKFLERGQNALVDVQPNQLSGNPIWLRQREAAATGEVVCSNQLSAVVPSEAGRVGYLDFETLAPAVPVWEGCGPYQNVPAQFSLHVREGGVLEHHQFLAPEGGDPRPAVAGALGSALAGCSVLFVYDARFERRCLRQLAAYSPDGPAELLAMADRVEDFLPLVRNHVYHPDFHGSFSLKAVLPALIPEMNYGDLRVADGQLASAELETLLLRPETWPEWRQKRTRKELLDYCARDTLALVRLHDWFLAPR from the coding sequence GTGCCCAAACTTTCCAAAAGTCGCTTTACCTACGGTTTGCAATGCCACAAACAGCTCTGGTGGCGTTGCTTTGATGCACGTTCCCCGGAATTGAAGCCGAGTCCGTCGCAACAGGCGATCTTCTCTCGAGGGCACCGTGTCGGAGATCTCGCGCAGGAGCATATCCCCGGAGGCTTCCGGATTCCTTACGACGGGCGCCAGAAGAAAAAAGCCGTCAAGGCAACAGAACAAGCTCTGGCTGCTGGCGAAAAAATTATCTACGAGGCAGCCTTCGAGCATGCCGATGTATTTGTAGCTGCGGATATCCTGATTCAGGAAGATGAGGGTTGGACGATGGTCGAGGTGAAATCCTCTACAAGCGTCAAGGATCAACATATTCCCGATGCCGCAGTGCAGACCTGGGTGGCGCAGGCCACGGGGATTCCGATCACGCAAGTCGATCTGATGCATTTGAACCGGAGCTGCCGCTTTCCCGACCTCTCAAACCTATTCTGCAGGACGGACATCACGGAACGAGTCGAGGCCTGCTTGCCCAGCGTTCCCGGCGAGCTGCAGGCGCAGAAGTCGATGCTGGATCTGCCGATACCCATCCGGGAGGCCGGCGCACATTGTCGGATTCCCTATGAATGCCCTTTTCTGCTGCGTTGCCAGGATCCCTTGCCGGACGGTCATGTATCGGAACTTCATGGGCTGGGGGCTCTAGGCGCACAAAAGTTTCTCGAACGCGGCCAGAACGCTCTTGTGGATGTGCAACCCAACCAGCTTTCCGGGAATCCGATCTGGTTGCGCCAGCGGGAGGCCGCTGCGACTGGCGAGGTTGTCTGCTCGAACCAACTGAGCGCGGTAGTTCCCTCCGAGGCAGGCCGCGTGGGCTATCTGGATTTTGAAACTCTGGCCCCGGCCGTGCCCGTCTGGGAGGGTTGTGGCCCTTACCAGAATGTCCCCGCGCAGTTCTCCCTTCATGTGCGGGAAGGCGGGGTCCTCGAGCATCACCAGTTTTTGGCCCCGGAGGGGGGCGACCCGCGACCCGCGGTGGCAGGTGCACTCGGGTCGGCGCTGGCGGGTTGTTCGGTTCTCTTTGTCTACGACGCGCGTTTTGAGAGACGTTGTTTGCGCCAGTTGGCCGCATATTCTCCTGATGGACCAGCGGAATTACTGGCGATGGCGGACCGGGTCGAGGATTTTCTGCCGCTGGTCCGCAACCATGTCTACCATCCCGACTTCCACGGCAGCTTCAGCCTGAAGGCGGTTCTACCTGCTCTGATCCCGGAGATGAATTATGGCGACCTTCGGGTCGCCGATGGACAGCTGGCGAGTGCCGAGCTCGAGACGCTTCTCCTGCGCCCCGAGACATGGCCGGAGTGGCGCCAGAAGCGAACGCGCAAGGAGCTTCTGGACTATTGCGCGCGAGATACGCTCGCTTTGGTACGCCTGCATGACTGGTTTCTGGCCCCGAGGTAG
- a CDS encoding antibiotic biosynthesis monooxygenase translates to MILVTNRIPVSEGFEADFEDRFRKRVHLVDQSPGFVRNEVHRPKPMKLDHGTGEWVENTEEPGFYEVKTWWRSFADFTAWTKSPSFAEAHKNRAPEGMFSGPNKLIIHEVFLSTDLDV, encoded by the coding sequence ATGATTCTCGTGACCAATCGCATCCCTGTCTCCGAAGGTTTCGAAGCCGATTTTGAAGATCGCTTTCGCAAAAGGGTTCACCTCGTGGACCAATCCCCGGGCTTTGTCCGTAATGAAGTTCACCGTCCTAAACCCATGAAACTGGACCACGGCACAGGTGAATGGGTCGAGAATACCGAAGAGCCCGGCTTTTATGAGGTAAAAACCTGGTGGCGAAGCTTCGCTGACTTTACCGCTTGGACCAAAAGCCCCTCCTTCGCAGAAGCGCACAAAAACCGAGCCCCCGAAGGAATGTTCTCGGGTCCGAACAAGCTGATCATTCACGAGGTATTCCTGAGCACGGACCTCGACGTCTGA
- a CDS encoding acyl carrier protein, which produces MIDVEKACATIAVALGVETSCVRPESILGDLAELDSLSLVEIATALDCDFHIRLPGEALTDTLSVNDVVRMIERAPRQ; this is translated from the coding sequence ATGATCGATGTCGAAAAAGCTTGCGCCACGATCGCAGTCGCGCTCGGAGTCGAGACCAGCTGCGTCCGGCCCGAGAGCATCCTTGGAGACCTTGCCGAGTTGGACTCCTTGTCGCTGGTCGAAATCGCTACCGCGCTCGATTGCGATTTCCACATCCGGCTACCCGGAGAAGCACTCACCGACACATTGTCGGTAAACGATGTCGTGCGCATGATCGAGCGTGCTCCCCGACAATGA